In a genomic window of Caloenas nicobarica isolate bCalNic1 chromosome 1, bCalNic1.hap1, whole genome shotgun sequence:
- the LOC135985152 gene encoding synaptogenesis protein syg-1-like has translation MSQHIEKLYRSAVSSFILYLLVDVGVSGGSVSKENAAVTHIIAQPLLLTTSEPWHLLVAQTPAKEKAKEGETVVLNCHFNTARRPSLTDLMVKWYKEDENGKMDLLENNVTVLPNNSRFFMSGDLSHGDASLVILNVTTSDHGIYFCEVTLPDGKAVTGNGTKLRIRRALGLFGIEESIGTIIGVVAAGIGGVGVLIIVLTPQLRKCILCMRQGSRQA, from the exons ATGAGCCAGCACATTGAGAAGCTCTATAGATCTGCAGTGTCTTCATTCATCCTCTACTTGCTGGTGG ATGTTGGTGTTAGTGGTGGAAGTGTGAGCAAGGAGAATGCAGCTGTAACTCATATAATCGCACAGCCTTTGTTGTTGACAACATCTGAACCATGGCACCTTTTGGTGGCTCAAACACCAGCCAAGGAAAAAGCCAAAGAGGGTGAAACTGTGGTCTTGAATTGCCACTTCAACACTGCACGACGTCCCTCCCTCACTGACCTGATGGTGAAGTGGTacaaagaagatgaaaatgGGAAGATGGACCTACTAGAAAACAATGTGACCGTCTTGCCAAATAACTCCAGGTTTTTCATGAGTGGAGACTTGTCCCATGGGGATGCTTCCCTGGTGATCCTCAATGTGACAACCAGTGACCAtggtatttatttctgtgaggTTACACTTCCAGATGGGAAGGCGGTGACAGGAAATGGCACGAAACTCAGGATCAGGAGGGCTCTGG GCTTGTTTGGTATAGAAGAATCCATTGGAACCATCATTGGTGTTGTGGCAGCTGGTATTGGAGGTGTAGGGGTTCTGATCATTGTTTTAACCCCACAGCTGAGGAAGTGCATCCTCTGCATGAGACAAGGCTCTCGCCAAG CCTGA